CATCGGCTTCCAATCCGGATCATGCAGCAGCTTGCGCGAATCCCACCAACCCTTGACAATCTGCACCAAGCCGGTCTTGGCATGCTCACGGTCCACCATCACCAAGCGAATGACCTCCTTGGCGGCGGTCAGCAACGTGCCAAAGCCGAACATCAGCGGACGGTAATCGCCGAACGACATGAAATAGCGTGCCATGTAGCCACGGTTGCGCATGATGTGGTAGCGGTTCATGTCGGAAGTGGAGTTGAGCTGACGCACGCCGGCGATATCCCAGTTACCGATCTCGCGCGTACGTCGCAGGATCACGTCGGGCACCACGATCGGATTGGTGACCTTGCTGGCGCGATAGCCGTACATCGTATCGTCCCAGTAGATGAAGAAGCGGGGATCCGGCAAACCGATCTGTTCCACGATATTGCGGCGGAACAGGCCGCCTTCAAAGCATAAGGTGTCCATCACACGATAGCCGGGACGCCCGAACGCGGCCGGAGCGATCGGATTGGGAATGCCAAGAGGCACGATGAAATCGTACTGCCAGTAGAACGGGCCTCCGTCGTAGTCGTATCGGCTTCCCTGGATCACATCATGGCTGCCGGTCCACTTGGCGAGCCTTTCGATGGCCTCAGGCATCACGGCCACGTCGTCGTCCATCACCCAGAACCACTCCGCACCCAGCTCGTATGCCTTCTTCACACCTGCGGAGAAGCCGCCTGCGCCGCCGAGGTTGTCGGATTGCGGCGCGTACACCACACGGCTTTCGTTGCCCGACTGGTCGGCGATGGTATTGCCCCACTGCGCGGTGACCGCTTCACGGAAATCGTCGACCATGCCTTGGGTCGCCTCGCTGTGCTCGTTGTCCACGACGATGATACGCCATGGCGCCACAGTGAGTTTTTCGATGGATTCGAACAGGGTGGCGAGCAGCTGCTGACGCCTGTACGTCACCACGACGATAGCCAGCTTTTCGATGGTGTTCTTCGCAACTTGCTTTTCAGTCATACGTTCCATTCTTGCACTCGCCCTCAACCGAACATCGCCTGTGTTCGCATCATGCGGCACGATTCCATTCGACGGACGGGCTCTTGCACATTTCGTGCGGCTTTGCCATAATGTACGGCGTAATGCAGGGGAACCCGTGTTCGTCGGGTTGAGATGGGCCAAGTGAGGCCTGAACCCTTTGAACCTGATGGTTAACACCAGCGTAGGGAGGCATGTCTAGTGACTGCTGTGACATCAACAACCGATTTCGATTATGAGTTCGACGCCGCCAAAGGCATCCAACGCGACAATCTTCCGCCGTTCGCGCAGCGCATGCGCAAGGCCGCCGACCTGGTTTGGGAGGAAGGCTACCAGCAGCCGTTCATCCGCGAGCTTGGCGAAGGCACACTGCAACGCGAGCGTTTCGCCTTCTATCTGCTGCAGGATTTTCGTTATGTGAACGATTACGCCAGAGTGCACGCTTTGGGATTAGCCAAGGCCACCGACCCTGAAATCATGGCGTTCATGCTCAAGGTGCAGAACGGCGCCCTGCAGGTCGAGACCGAAGTACACCGCTCCTACTTGGCCAGCTATGGCATCACCGAAGAGCAGATGAACAATGTGCGCCAGTCGGCCTTCGCGCGTGCCTACACGTCGAATATCCTTTCCATCGCCTATGGCAAGGATATTCTCGACATTCTTGTGGCCGTGCTGCCGTGCGCCTGGGTGTATGCGGATTATGGTTATCGTCTTGCCGCCGAGTTCGCGGACACGCTCGACAACAATCCGTACAAGAGCTGGGTCGACATGTATAAGACCGACGAGTTCTGGCAGGATTCCGTGTGGCTGCTCGATCATATCGAGAAACTGGTGGCCGACGCGAGCGAGGAGCGCAAGCGCGAGCTGATCGACATTTTCGTGACCGGCGTGGAGAACGAATACATGTTCTGGGCCAGCGCGTACGACATGCAGTACACATGGAAGCCCGAAT
This window of the Bifidobacterium pseudocatenulatum DSM 20438 = JCM 1200 = LMG 10505 genome carries:
- a CDS encoding glycosyltransferase family 2 protein; protein product: MTEKQVAKNTIEKLAIVVVTYRRQQLLATLFESIEKLTVAPWRIIVVDNEHSEATQGMVDDFREAVTAQWGNTIADQSGNESRVVYAPQSDNLGGAGGFSAGVKKAYELGAEWFWVMDDDVAVMPEAIERLAKWTGSHDVIQGSRYDYDGGPFYWQYDFIVPLGIPNPIAPAAFGRPGYRVMDTLCFEGGLFRRNIVEQIGLPDPRFFIYWDDTMYGYRASKVTNPIVVPDVILRRTREIGNWDIAGVRQLNSTSDMNRYHIMRNRGYMARYFMSFGDYRPLMFGFGTLLTAAKEVIRLVMVDREHAKTGLVQIVKGWWDSRKLLHDPDWKPMPPLK
- the tenA gene encoding thiaminase II → MRKAADLVWEEGYQQPFIRELGEGTLQRERFAFYLLQDFRYVNDYARVHALGLAKATDPEIMAFMLKVQNGALQVETEVHRSYLASYGITEEQMNNVRQSAFARAYTSNILSIAYGKDILDILVAVLPCAWVYADYGYRLAAEFADTLDNNPYKSWVDMYKTDEFWQDSVWLLDHIEKLVADASEERKRELIDIFVTGVENEYMFWASAYDMQYTWKPEWNQAR